The proteins below come from a single Benincasa hispida cultivar B227 chromosome 4, ASM972705v1, whole genome shotgun sequence genomic window:
- the LOC120076170 gene encoding uncharacterized protein LOC120076170 isoform X1 translates to MLAEALCLAASISKPQWKHEVAKAFKEYFQEVHLAGLWYKVRTQPFTTIIGINSSGRSFWVSAMMKDIEKKNILAVQTLRNAIMGSTLMATTSILLSCGLAAILSSTYSIKKPVNESVFGAHGEFMLSLKYVSILTIFLFSFLCHSLSIRFINQVNVLINTPQDPMSPVTPDYVSELFEKGFVLNTVGNRLFYSAVPLLLWIFGPVLVFLCYLTLLPLLYHLDFVSSHAHNKNNTTKVEANNAIILGNENFV, encoded by the exons ATGCTTGCAGAG GCCCTTTGCTTAGCGGCTTCCATCTCCAAGCCTCAGTGGAAACATGAGGTGGCAAAGGCTTTTAAAGAATATTTCCAAGAAGTTCATCTTGCAG GATTATGGTATAAAGTCCGAACTCAACCTTTTACTACCATCATTGGAATTAACAGCTCTGGTCGAAGCTTCTGGGTTTCTGCCATGATGAAG GATATTGAGAAGAAGAACATTCTTGCTGTTCAAACTCTGAGAAATGCCATAATGGGATCAACTCTTATGGCTACAACCTCCATCCTTCTTTCGTGCGGCCTGGCCGCGATTCTCAGCAGCACCTACAGCATCAAGAAGCCCGTCAACGAATCCGTCTTCGGTGCCCACGGCGAGTTCATGTTGTCTCTCAAATATGTCTCCATTCTCACCATCTTCCTTTTCTCCTTCTTGTGCCATTCCCTTTCCATCAGATTTATCAACCAAGTGAATGTTTTGATCAACACTCCACAAGACCCGATGTCGCCCGTCACGCCCGACTACGTGTCAGAGTTGTTCGAGAAAGGCTTCGTTCTCAATACGGTCGGGAATCGTCTCTTCTATTCGGCTGTTCCTCTTTTGCTTTGGATATTTGGACCTGTGCTTGTGTTTCTATGCTATCTCACTTTGCTGCCTCTCCTTTATCATTTGGATTTTGTTTCTTCTCATGctcataacaaaaacaacacCACCAAAGTCGAAGCCAATAATGCTATTATTCTTGGTAATGAAAACTTTGTGTAG
- the LOC120076170 gene encoding uncharacterized protein LOC120076170 isoform X2 — MEWKESYLDLILVPLGFFLIMCYHLGLWYKVRTQPFTTIIGINSSGRSFWVSAMMKDIEKKNILAVQTLRNAIMGSTLMATTSILLSCGLAAILSSTYSIKKPVNESVFGAHGEFMLSLKYVSILTIFLFSFLCHSLSIRFINQVNVLINTPQDPMSPVTPDYVSELFEKGFVLNTVGNRLFYSAVPLLLWIFGPVLVFLCYLTLLPLLYHLDFVSSHAHNKNNTTKVEANNAIILGNENFV, encoded by the exons ATGGAATGGAAAGAAAGCTATTTGGATTTGATTTTGGTTCCTTTGGGATTTTTCTTGATTATGTGTTACCATTTAGGATTATGGTATAAAGTCCGAACTCAACCTTTTACTACCATCATTGGAATTAACAGCTCTGGTCGAAGCTTCTGGGTTTCTGCCATGATGAAG GATATTGAGAAGAAGAACATTCTTGCTGTTCAAACTCTGAGAAATGCCATAATGGGATCAACTCTTATGGCTACAACCTCCATCCTTCTTTCGTGCGGCCTGGCCGCGATTCTCAGCAGCACCTACAGCATCAAGAAGCCCGTCAACGAATCCGTCTTCGGTGCCCACGGCGAGTTCATGTTGTCTCTCAAATATGTCTCCATTCTCACCATCTTCCTTTTCTCCTTCTTGTGCCATTCCCTTTCCATCAGATTTATCAACCAAGTGAATGTTTTGATCAACACTCCACAAGACCCGATGTCGCCCGTCACGCCCGACTACGTGTCAGAGTTGTTCGAGAAAGGCTTCGTTCTCAATACGGTCGGGAATCGTCTCTTCTATTCGGCTGTTCCTCTTTTGCTTTGGATATTTGGACCTGTGCTTGTGTTTCTATGCTATCTCACTTTGCTGCCTCTCCTTTATCATTTGGATTTTGTTTCTTCTCATGctcataacaaaaacaacacCACCAAAGTCGAAGCCAATAATGCTATTATTCTTGGTAATGAAAACTTTGTGTAG